A genomic region of Pseudomonas sp. RSB 5.4 contains the following coding sequences:
- the tauA gene encoding taurine ABC transporter substrate-binding protein, whose protein sequence is MAKRALSSQFVTVCVSAIISFSAQAADLTVGYQTGIDPSKVPQADGTYETTIGQKIDWRRFNSGPEVVTAIASGDVQIGNLGSSPLAAAASRNLPIVAFIVSAQINAAEALVVRNGSGINSPQDLVGKTIATPFVSTSHYSLLGALKHWGLDTSKVKVVNLQPAEIAAAWKRGDIDGAFVWSPALGEIRKTGKTLTDAAQVGQWGAPTFEVWVARKDYAEKHPEVVAKFAKVTLDAFADYASHKDSWTAESEPVQKIAKLTGANAADVPELLAGSAFPDAKAQQSTALLDGGTAKAIGETAKFLKEQGKVETVLPDYSPYVSAKFVTENN, encoded by the coding sequence ATGGCCAAACGGGCACTATCTAGTCAATTTGTTACAGTTTGTGTGTCAGCGATAATTTCTTTCTCCGCTCAAGCCGCCGACCTCACGGTGGGTTATCAAACCGGTATCGACCCGAGCAAAGTCCCTCAGGCCGACGGTACTTACGAAACAACCATCGGCCAGAAGATCGACTGGCGACGCTTCAATAGTGGCCCGGAAGTTGTGACAGCCATTGCATCGGGCGATGTGCAGATCGGCAATCTCGGCTCCAGCCCTTTGGCAGCGGCCGCCTCACGCAATCTGCCGATCGTCGCATTCATTGTTTCAGCCCAAATCAATGCCGCCGAGGCCTTGGTGGTGCGTAATGGCAGCGGCATCAATAGCCCGCAGGACCTGGTCGGCAAGACCATCGCCACGCCCTTCGTTTCCACGTCCCATTACAGCCTGCTCGGCGCACTCAAGCACTGGGGCCTGGACACCTCGAAAGTCAAAGTGGTGAACCTGCAACCGGCGGAAATCGCTGCGGCATGGAAGCGTGGCGACATCGACGGCGCATTTGTCTGGTCACCGGCACTGGGCGAAATCCGCAAGACCGGCAAGACCCTGACCGATGCTGCACAAGTCGGCCAATGGGGCGCGCCGACGTTCGAAGTCTGGGTCGCACGCAAGGACTACGCCGAGAAGCATCCTGAGGTGGTGGCCAAATTTGCCAAGGTCACTCTAGACGCGTTTGCCGATTACGCCAGCCATAAAGACAGCTGGACCGCCGAATCCGAGCCGGTACAGAAAATCGCCAAATTGACCGGTGCCAACGCCGCCGATGTGCCGGAACTGCTCGCCGGTTCGGCGTTCCCGGACGCCAAGGCGCAGCAATCCACCGCGTTGCTGGACGGCGGCACGGCGAAGGCGATTGGTGAGACCGCGAAGTTTTTGAAGGAACAGGGCAAGGTTGAAACGGTGCTGCCGGACTATTCGCCGTATGTCAGCGCGAAGTTTGTAACCGAAAACAATTGA
- the argE gene encoding acetylornithine deacetylase — MPLPSMQDQFAALIAAPSVSCTQPSLDQSNRAVIDLLAGWLGDLGFNCDIQQVSPGKFNLLASFGSGPGGLVLAGHSDTVPYDDALWQTDPLKLTEVDGRWVGLGSCDMKGFFALIIEAVQPLLDQPFKQPLLILATCDEESSMSGARALAEAGKPLGRAAVIGEPTGLKPIRLHKGVMMERIDILGQSGHSSDPRLGHSALEAMHDAIGELRGLRLLWQREFNNPQFSVPQPTMNFGCIHGGDNPNRICGQCSLEFDLRPLPGMDPNVLRAEILRKLNPVAERHQVKIDYKPLFPEVPPFEQAADTELVRIAEKLTGHSAEAVAFGTEAPYLQRLGCETIVLGPGDIACAHQPGEYLEMSRLQPTVHLLRQLIEHYCLSPDKVL; from the coding sequence ATGCCTTTGCCATCCATGCAAGACCAGTTCGCTGCACTGATCGCCGCACCGTCGGTCAGTTGCACCCAACCGAGCCTGGATCAGTCCAACCGGGCGGTGATCGATTTGCTTGCCGGCTGGCTGGGTGATCTGGGCTTCAACTGCGATATCCAGCAGGTCAGCCCCGGTAAATTCAACCTGCTCGCCAGTTTCGGCAGCGGCCCCGGTGGCTTGGTACTGGCCGGGCATAGCGATACCGTTCCTTATGACGATGCGCTGTGGCAGACCGATCCGCTGAAACTCACCGAGGTCGACGGCCGCTGGGTCGGGCTGGGCAGTTGCGACATGAAGGGTTTTTTCGCGCTGATCATCGAGGCCGTGCAGCCGCTGCTCGACCAACCGTTCAAGCAACCTTTGCTGATCCTCGCCACCTGCGATGAAGAAAGCTCGATGTCCGGTGCCCGGGCACTGGCCGAGGCCGGCAAGCCGCTGGGCCGTGCAGCGGTGATCGGCGAGCCGACCGGGCTCAAACCGATCCGCCTGCATAAAGGTGTGATGATGGAGCGCATCGATATCCTCGGGCAGAGCGGCCATTCGTCGGATCCTCGCTTGGGCCACAGCGCCCTCGAAGCGATGCACGATGCCATCGGCGAACTGCGCGGTTTGCGTCTGTTGTGGCAGCGTGAATTCAACAACCCGCAGTTCAGCGTGCCGCAACCGACCATGAACTTCGGCTGTATTCATGGCGGCGACAACCCGAATCGCATTTGCGGCCAGTGTTCACTGGAGTTCGACCTGCGTCCGCTGCCGGGCATGGACCCCAATGTCCTGCGTGCGGAAATCCTGCGCAAGCTCAATCCGGTGGCCGAGCGGCATCAGGTGAAGATCGATTACAAGCCGTTGTTCCCGGAAGTGCCGCCATTCGAGCAGGCCGCAGACACCGAATTGGTGCGCATCGCCGAAAAGCTCACCGGTCACAGTGCCGAAGCAGTAGCGTTCGGCACCGAAGCGCCTTATCTTCAGCGCCTGGGTTGCGAAACCATCGTGCTCGGCCCCGGCGACATAGCCTGTGCGCACCAGCCCGGCGAATACCTTGAAATGTCACGTTTGCAGCCTACCGTGCATCTATTGCGGCAGTTGATTGAACATTACTGCCTGAGCCCGGACAAAGTTCTATGA
- the argA gene encoding amino-acid N-acetyltransferase, producing MPEYVNWLRHASPYINAHRDCTFVVMLPGDGVEHPNFGNIVHDLVLLHSLGVRLVLVHGSRPQIETRLAARGLTPHYHHGMRITDAATLECVIDAVGQLRIAIEARLSMDMASSPMQGSRLRVASGNLVTARPIGVLEGVDYHHTGEVRRVDRKGINRLLDERSIVLLSPLGYSPTGEIFNLACEDVATRAAIDLGADKLLLFGADLGLIDENGRLVRELRPQQVPAHLQRLGNNYQAELLDAAAEACRGGVARSHIVSYAEDGALLTELFTRDGGGTLVAQEQFELVREAAIEDVGGLLDLISPLEEQGILVRRSREVLEREIEQFSVVEREGMIIACAALYQIADSDAGELACLAVNPEYRHGGRGDELLERIETRARAQGLKTLFVLTTRTAHWFRERGFEPSSVERLPAARASLYNYQRNSKIFEKTL from the coding sequence ATGCCCGAATACGTTAATTGGCTTCGTCACGCGTCCCCTTACATCAATGCCCACCGCGACTGCACCTTCGTCGTCATGCTGCCCGGCGACGGCGTGGAGCATCCGAACTTCGGCAATATCGTCCACGACCTGGTGCTGTTGCACAGCCTCGGCGTGCGCCTGGTGCTGGTCCACGGTTCGCGCCCGCAGATTGAAACCCGCCTCGCCGCCCGCGGCCTGACCCCGCACTACCATCACGGCATGCGCATCACCGACGCGGCGACGCTGGAATGTGTGATCGACGCGGTCGGCCAGTTGCGCATCGCCATCGAAGCGCGGCTGTCGATGGACATGGCTTCATCACCGATGCAGGGTTCGCGCTTGCGGGTGGCCAGCGGCAACCTGGTGACCGCGCGGCCGATCGGCGTGCTCGAAGGCGTCGACTATCACCACACCGGCGAAGTGCGCCGGGTCGATCGCAAAGGTATCAACCGTCTGTTGGACGAGCGTTCGATCGTGCTGCTATCGCCGTTGGGTTATTCGCCGACCGGTGAGATTTTCAATCTGGCCTGCGAAGACGTCGCCACCCGTGCCGCCATCGACCTCGGTGCCGACAAGCTGCTGCTGTTCGGCGCCGACCTCGGTCTGATCGACGAGAACGGCAGGCTGGTGCGCGAACTGCGTCCGCAGCAGGTGCCGGCGCATTTGCAACGTCTGGGCAATAACTATCAGGCGGAATTGCTGGATGCCGCCGCCGAAGCCTGCCGTGGCGGCGTGGCGCGCAGCCATATCGTCAGTTATGCCGAGGACGGTGCGCTGCTGACCGAACTGTTCACCCGTGACGGTGGCGGTACGCTGGTGGCCCAGGAGCAATTCGAGCTGGTGCGCGAGGCGGCGATTGAAGACGTCGGCGGTCTGCTCGACCTGATCAGTCCGCTGGAAGAGCAGGGGATTCTGGTGCGTCGTTCACGCGAAGTGCTGGAGCGCGAGATCGAGCAGTTCAGCGTGGTCGAGCGTGAAGGGATGATCATCGCCTGTGCGGCGCTGTATCAGATCGCCGATTCGGATGCCGGTGAGCTGGCGTGCCTGGCGGTGAATCCGGAGTATCGCCATGGTGGTCGCGGCGATGAGCTGTTGGAGCGCATCGAGACCCGTGCCCGGGCGCAAGGGTTGAAGACCCTGTTCGTCCTCACCACCCGCACGGCGCACTGGTTCCGCGAGCGTGGCTTCGAGCCTAGCAGCGTCGAGCGCCTGCCGGCGGCGCGGGCGTCGCTGTACAACTATCAGCGCAACTCGAAGATCTTCGAAAAGACCCTCTGA